TATACTCTCAACGGAATTCTTTTCGTCGCCCTCTTTTCCATCGCGGCGATTCAGATTTCCGAAGTCGAATTTATCAAAAAGCTGGCGATCAGTCCGTTGATCATCGGTATTCTGATCGGTATGTTCTACGCCAACACACTGCGCAACCACCTGCCGGAAGAGTGGGTGGCAGGTATCGTCTTTTCCGCCAAGCAACTGCTGCGTTTGGCGATCATTTTCTACGGGTTCCGCATTACGTTCCAGCAGATTGCCGATGTCGGCATGGCGGGCCTGACCGTTTCGACGGTCATGCTGACTTCCACCATTGTGCTTGGCTCCTGGGTTGGCATGAAGTTTTTCAAACTCGATCGCGATACGGCCATTTTGACCGCTTCGGGCAGCTCTGTCTGCGGTGCGGCGGCGGTATTGGCCACAGAGCCAGTGCTCAAAGCCGAACCCTACAAAAGCGCCATTGCCGTGGGTACCGTCGTTCTTTTCGGTACGATCGCCATGTTCCTCTACCCGATCATGTTCCGCTCGGGCATTCTGGGAATGGATATGGGCACCTACGGCATCTACGTGGGCGGGACGGTGCATGAAGTGGCCCAGGTCGTTGCCGCCGGCGGTGCCGTGGGACCGGAAGCCTCCGATACCGCGGTCATTGTCAAAATGACCCGTGTCATGATGATCGCTCCGATGCTGATTCTCCTTGGCCTCTGGATCTCCGCCAAAGCACGAAAAGAAGGCAGCGAAGCGGGCGGTGTGAAACTGGTGATCCCCTGGTTCGCCGTCTGGTTCGTCGTCATGAGCGGCGTCAACTCTCTCAACATCATTCCTGCGACCATCGTTTCGGGCATCAACCAGGTCGACACCTTCATGCTGACGATGGCGATGACAGCGCTGGGCATGGAGACCAACGCCGCCAAGTTCAAACAGGCAGGCATCAAGCCGATTCTACTGGCACTGGTCATGTTCGCGTGGCTTATCGTCGTCGGCTACTTCGTCACCAAAGCGGCGGTCGCCATCTTCTAAAGATCGTTCTCTTTCGGGGCTTCGGCCCCTTTTCTTCTTTTTTCGTTGTGGTGCGGAAACGACGGTTTTTCATCTGGCTGTTTCAGAAAGCCACACCGGTATCTCGTAAGCTTTCGGCATGGGCGGGGTTTATTCGATAGTCGCACTGCCCGATTGCAGCGTAGCGGTGGTCTCCCCACTCAGGGCATCCGTTTCAAGAAGCACGACGGTATTGTCCGATTTTTTGACAATGGTGTCACCTTCGTGAAGCACGTAGGCAACACCTGTCTGCATCTCTTTGATGCCGACCTCGGCGCTCTTTTTATCACTATCGCCGGTGCCGGTGCTGCTCCCGCCTCCACATGCGGAGAGGAGCAGCAAAATAGTGCAGGCCAGGCAAACTTTTTTCATTTTTATCGTATATCGCATCTTTTCTCCTAAAATTCGAGTCTATCCGGCAGGGGTACGACCATTTTGATTGAATCCCCCTCAATATTCAACTGCGTGCCCGCCGGGAGCGCTGTTTTGGGAAGCACGGCCCCTTCCATCACCATAGAGAGCGTGCCGTCGGGCCGAACGATTATTTCGGTGCCGGATAGAGCCGGCAGAATAAGACGACCCACATTGGAGTAGTCAATCTTCAGTTCGGCCCGCTTTGGGTCGATATGTACGGTCGTTGTACTTTGCGTGAGACGGACACTGTATTCGAAGCTGTTCTCCCGAGTCGTTTCGGCTGTAATGGTGTAGGTACTGTCCTGGATTGTCAATCGGGGGGAGTCGAGGGGTAAAAAATCACCCTCTTTTCTCTCCTGACGGCTGATCACGATCTGGGGTGTTTCGCCCTTTTGCGTGTTCTCGCTGCTGCCGACGCCGTTTGGCTTCTCTTCGCTTTCAGACGGCGAGGTCGCTTCACCCTTTCCATCTGTCGATGATGGGGCCGATACACTCTCTTCGTCAGTGGACGGGGAAGTGTCATCGTTCAAGCTTGTATCGCTTACGGGGCATGTCGCGCTAGTCGGTGCCACTGCGGTATCGTCCTGGGCGATGACGAGGGTGATTTTCTGGCCATTGGAGAAGCTGAGTTGGGCTGTTTCACCCGGCGTTCCTTTCAATGTCACGAGAAAAGTGTTGGAGTCGATGTAATCGAAGGAGGTTTGGGCCGTATAGTGATAGCTCACAGAGCCCAGCTTGTCATTTGTGTCTTTGGGCACGACGTAGATGGCATAGGCTTTCCCCGAAACCACATCCAGCGTCGGGGCATCGGCGTTTTCGATGCGGTAGAACCGTTCCGCACGCTTCGCCAGTGATCGGGTCGAAAAACACCACCGTTTCTCAAAATCGGACCCCACGGCCGAATAGATGACATCGGCGTAGTAGATGCTGCCCC
This genomic interval from Hydrogenimonas urashimensis contains the following:
- a CDS encoding YeiH family protein, which translates into the protein MAFSRENIRYTLNGILFVALFSIAAIQISEVEFIKKLAISPLIIGILIGMFYANTLRNHLPEEWVAGIVFSAKQLLRLAIIFYGFRITFQQIADVGMAGLTVSTVMLTSTIVLGSWVGMKFFKLDRDTAILTASGSSVCGAAAVLATEPVLKAEPYKSAIAVGTVVLFGTIAMFLYPIMFRSGILGMDMGTYGIYVGGTVHEVAQVVAAGGAVGPEASDTAVIVKMTRVMMIAPMLILLGLWISAKARKEGSEAGGVKLVIPWFAVWFVVMSGVNSLNIIPATIVSGINQVDTFMLTMAMTALGMETNAAKFKQAGIKPILLALVMFAWLIVVGYFVTKAAVAIF
- a CDS encoding CAP domain-containing protein encodes the protein MRERPTVLILISMFLAGCLEASGLDYLNRLRTDAGLFPLRQERHLDAAAQNHSDYMKRNNLSGHYEQKGDSGFTGVYPWDRTLHAGYESRLVGENVSAGHVTIEESIDSLFSAIYHRFGFLALTMDEIGIGSNGVFYTYDMGNHSLNLLCQNASFEGYGAYYTGVCRDENKKIGEEDYLSALESLKEKVPRVVIWPAADAQDIPPVFYEEDPDPLPKHSVTGYPVSIEFNDKKFSETPKLTHFSLQNESGAAMETLVLMSSNNDPNHEFSGYQFALFPKKRLEWGSIYYADVIYSAVGSDFEKRWCFSTRSLAKRAERFYRIENADAPTLDVVSGKAYAIYVVPKDTNDKLGSVSYHYTAQTSFDYIDSNTFLVTLKGTPGETAQLSFSNGQKITLVIAQDDTAVAPTSATCPVSDTSLNDDTSPSTDEESVSAPSSTDGKGEATSPSESEEKPNGVGSSENTQKGETPQIVISRQERKEGDFLPLDSPRLTIQDSTYTITAETTRENSFEYSVRLTQSTTTVHIDPKRAELKIDYSNVGRLILPALSGTEIIVRPDGTLSMVMEGAVLPKTALPAGTQLNIEGDSIKMVVPLPDRLEF